The following are from one region of the Melospiza melodia melodia isolate bMelMel2 chromosome 16, bMelMel2.pri, whole genome shotgun sequence genome:
- the IL13RA1 gene encoding interleukin-13 receptor subunit alpha-1, translating into MAVPAAAPLPCPLLLAVCWVAAAAAAAGAKVLPSPSNLNYSLTHICTLTWTWNPPENISSSCNLEYSSDIVINGVPEDRREWSKSRFRVTDAHLSEEMRLRVRSECKNDNTSEPSPWLETSLLPKGIPGTAAVDLGCVWHNLEYMACTWHRGENASSDTNYTLFYWFDGLENPKSCSNSSVDQGIFECIFNLTFPKDRRTYPDISILIRGDSEEVRPVCASKNPTTLVKPATPRQLTLSKTNDGIDVKWSESETFPKSCLQYEVKYSSGDLDTGQIIASERSSVSIAGIDAHSKYSFRVRAKPKRECYNSHLQSDWSEERSIGEKRDSTIYLVLIITIPLIVAVSTIILLIYLKRLKILILPPIPDPREILKRMFGEQNEDSQSSAKDDPMNAFDTLIIEEEIHSLILTEPSESTNPEKENR; encoded by the exons ATGGCTGTGCCCGCGGCAGCTccgctgccctgcccgctcctccTCGCCGTGTGCTGGGtggcggccgcggcggcggcggcag GAGCAAAAGTTCTTCCGTCTCCATCCAACTTGAACTATTCACTGACCCATATCTGTACTCTGACCTGGACGTGGAACCCCCCAGAGAACATCAGCAGTAGCTGCAACCTGGAGTATTCCAGTGACATCGTCATTAATGGGGTTCCTGAGGACAGAAGA GAATGGAGTAAGAGCCGATTTCGTGTGACGGACGCGCACTTGAGTGAGGAAATGCGCCTCAGAGTGAGAAGTGAGTGCAAGAATGACAACACCAGTGAGCCCAGCCCCTGGTTGGAGACCTCCCTCCTGCCAAAAG GTATTCCAGGTACTGCTGCTGTTGACTTGGGCTGTGTCTGGCACAATCTGGAGTACATGGCTTGTACCTGGCATCGTGGGGAGAACGCAAGCAGTGACACCAACTACACTTTGTTCTACTG GTTTGATGGCTTGGAAAACCCTAAGAGCTGTAGCAACTCCTCTGTAGACCAAGGAATCTTTGAATGCATTTTCAATCTTACTTTCCCAAAAGACAGGAGAACTTATCCTGATATAAGTATTTTGATAAGAGGTGATTCTGAAGAAGTCAGGCCTGTATGTGCAAGTAAAAATCCTACCACCCTCG TAAAACCTGCCACACCAAGACAATTGACATTGTCAAAGACTAATGATGGAATTGATGTAAAGTGGAGTGAATCAGAAACTTTTCCAAAAAGTTGTTTGCAGTATGAAGTTAAGTATAGCAGTGGTGATTTGGACACTGGTCAGATCATTGCA TCTGAGAGGAGTTCTGTGTCAATTGCTGGCATTGATGCTCACAGCAAGTACAGCTTCAGAGTGAGGGCAAAGCCAAAGCGGGAGTGCTACAACAGCCACCTCCAAAGTGACTGGAGCGAGGAAAGGAGCATCG gtgagaaGAGGGACTCTACAATCTATTTAGTTCTAATAATTACCATTCCATTAATAGTTGCAGTATCTACAATAATTCTACTGATTTATCTAAAAAG GCTGAAGATATTAATTCTTCCACCAATTCCGGACCCAAGGGAAATTCTCAAGCGCATGTTTGGAGAGCAGAACGAGGATTCCCAG AGCTCTGCAAAGGACGACCCCATGAATGCTTTTGACACGTTAATTATAGAAGAAGAAATTCATTCTTTAATTTTAACAGAACCTTCAGAGAGCACTAATCCTGAAAAAGAAAACAGGTAG